A stretch of Apis cerana isolate GH-2021 linkage group LG1, AcerK_1.0, whole genome shotgun sequence DNA encodes these proteins:
- the LOC108002002 gene encoding another transcription unit protein: protein MPSTKKNQYDSNWDSGSESDNRSGSSRSSRSGTPNSNNANSTRDRNSDNENEARSVGSDISERSSKQNSKSPSPVRSDSRHSSIGSTHSQKSGSQRSRSGSPKSVISNNNDSQRSQSRSPKERISESPISPKVTKSDFARNEPIKSEQKSESPEENKDDNESEKSLKTGGSIKSNDDGESSPIHKENNSGFTSEADDKTKRIKPLIDSDSESEPRDKQTLAPTADALFGDASDISTDDEKDKEEEKREKSYSKSRSRSRSRSRSRSRSRSRSKSRSRSRSRSRSRSRSQGRSDSGGEGANQAVIEDDMDKEKEEEPEPPPETRIDVEIPKITTDLGREIHFVKLPNFLSVETRPFDTETYEDEIDEEETLDEEGRARLKLKVENTLRWKETFDDQGKVIKESNARFVKWSDGSMSLHLGSEIFDVYKQPLQGDHNHLYIRQGTGLQGQAVFRTKLTFRPHSTESFTHRKMTMSLADRSQKTSGIKVLSQVGTNPDQNRYEMIKKEEEKLRMAMRVQSKTKKSTASRGTTGRSVGGYGGDTYHDDGSDDEGAISLAAIKNKYKKGMNIPVKASNIYSSDEEGSDFETLRPKKNIKGKVLKDSDEESNSGSASGSGRDDNQGDNASD from the exons ATGCCAtcaacaaagaaaaatcagTATGATTCTAATTGGGATTCtg gaTCAGAATCTGATAATCGATCAGGATCGTCTAGATCAAGTCGTAGCGGTACACCTAACTCTAATAATGCAAATTCTACACGTGATAGAAATTCAGATAATGAAAATGAGGCACGATCAGTGGGTTCTGATATTAGTGAAAGATCTTCTAAACAAAATTCTAAAAGTCCATCTCCAGTTAGATCAGATTCTAGACATTCAAGTATTGGGTCTACACATAGTCAGAAATCTGGTTCTCAAAGATCTAGATCTGGTAGTCCAAAATcagttatatcaaataataatgattcacAAAGATCTCAATCACGTTCtccaaaagaaagaatatctgAAAGTCCAATATCTCCaaa aGTAACGAAATCTGATTTTGCAAGAAATGAACCAATAAAATCTGAACAAAAATCAGAAAGCCCAGAAGAAAACAAAGATGATAATGAATCTGAAAAATCCTTGAAGACAGGAg gtagtataaaatcaaatgatgATGGAGAATCAAGTCCAatacataaagaaaacaaTAGTGGTTTTACTTCAGAAGCagatgataaaacaaaaagaataaaaccaTTAATAGATTCTGATTCAGAAAGTGAACCAAGAGATAAGCAAACTTTAGCACCAACAGCAGATGCTCTTTTTGGAGATGCTAGTGATATCAGCACAGATGATGAAAAAgacaaagaagaagagaaaagagagaagagttATAGCAAAAGTAGAAGTAGAAGCAGAAGTAGAAGTAGAAGCAGGAGCAGGAGCAGAAGCAGAAGTAAAAGCAGAAGTCGAAGTAGAAGTAGAAGTAGAAGTAGAAGTAGAAGTCAAGGTAGATCTGATAGTGGTGGTGAAGGTGCTAATCAAGCTGTGATTGAAgat gacatggataaagaaaaagaagaagaaccaGAACCTCCTCCAGAAACAAGAATTGATGTAGAAATTCCAAAAATCACTACAGATTTAGGTCGTGAAATACATTTTGTAAAACTcccaaattttctttcagtaGAAACGCGACCTTTTGATACGGAAACGTATGAAGATGAAATAGATGAGGAAGAAACTTTAGATGAAGAAGGTCGAGCAAGATTGAagttaaaagttgaaaatacTCTTCGTTGGAAAGAAACCTTTGATGATCAGGGAAAAGTTATTAAAGAAAGTAATGCTAGATTTGTAAAATGGTCTGATGGCAGCATGTCTCTACATCTAGGTTCTGAAATTTTTGATGTATATAAACAGCCACTTCAAGGAGATCATAATCATCTTTATATTCGACAAGGAACTGGTCTTCAAGGTCAAGCAGTATTTAGAACTAAATTGACATTCCGTCCACATTCTACAGAATCTTTCACTCACAGAAAGATGACAATGTCTTTGGCTGATAGGTCACAAAAAACTTCTGGTATAAAAGTATTATCACAAGTAGGAACTAATCCAGATCAAAATAGATATGAAATGATTAAG aaagaagaagaaaaattgcgcATGGCAATGCGAGTTCaaagtaaaacaaaaaagagtACTGCAAGTAGAGGAACTACTGGAAGATCTGTTGGTGGATATGGTGGTGATACTTACCATGATGATGGTTCAGATGATGAAGGAGCTATTTCTCTTGCAgcaattaagaataaatataaaaaaggaatgaatATTCCAGTTAAAG catcgaatatatattcatcagaTGAAGAAGGTTCAGATTTTGAAACTTTAagaccaaaaaaaaatattaaaggaaaGGTTCTAAAAGATTCAGATGAAGAATCAAATTCTGGAAGTGCTTCGGGAAGTGGAAGAGATGATAATCAAGGTGATAATGCCAgtgattaa